Proteins from a single region of Symphalangus syndactylus isolate Jambi chromosome 12, NHGRI_mSymSyn1-v2.1_pri, whole genome shotgun sequence:
- the LOC134734864 gene encoding neuroblastoma breakpoint family member 6-like protein produces MAVSPTTCFGPRAEMSILETNQYLHSELEKCKENFRDLTEKLLTSKATVYSLANHLQKYKCEECKDLIESVLEEELQFQERELAELPRPAARLRIHDPLIQAQAEELTHLRQKIQEGRGVCYLFTQHVKNTVKSFEGLLRNTGIAYYQRQRFCEQMVQGRQLTETLVRKLATVISIFISHLIPCPGGIAAEYEIQSQWQHLKETLFINNCLREKLECHLSSFHEENEDAPLTSTGKSQIPFSSCIMKTEFSENTGDSPDLPESNFQR; encoded by the exons ATGGCAGTGTCTCCCACCACTTGTTTTGGTCCAAGGGCAGAAATGAGCATCCTGGAAACCAATCAGTACTTGCACTCTGAACTGGAAAAGTGCAAAGAGAATTTTCGAGACCTCACAGAGAAACTCCTGACATCCAAAGCTACTGTTTACTCCCTGGCCAATCACCTGCAGAAATACA AGTGTGAAGAGTGCAAAGATCTTATAGAATCTGTGCTGGAGGAGGAGCTGCAGTTTCAGGAGAGGGAGCTGGCTGAATTGCCAAGGCCAGCTGCAAGGCTTCG GATACATGATCCCTTAATTCAGGCTCAGGCTGAAGAACTGACCCACTTAAGACAGAAGATACAGGAAGGGAGAGGTGTCTGCTACCTTTTCACCCAACATGTGAAGAACACAGTCAAGTCTTTTGAGGGCCTTCTCAGGAACACTGGCATTGCCTACTACCAGAGACAGAGATTCTGTGAGCAAATGGTGCAAGGAAGACAGCTGACAGAGACCCTTGTCAGAAAACTTGCCACAG TGATCAGCATCTTCATTTCCCATCTCATTCCATGTCCTGGTGGAATAGCTGCAGAATATGAGATCCAGAGCCAGTGGCAGCACCTGAAGGAGACCCTTTTCATCAACAACTGCCTGCGAGAAAAGCTGGAATGTCATCTCAGCAGCTTTCATGAAGAAAATG AGGATGCACCTCTAACCTCTACAGGCAAATCACAGATTCCGTTTTCCAGCTGTATAATGAAAACAGAGTTCTCAGAGAATACCGGAGACTCCCCCGACTTGCCTGAATCAAATTTCCAGAG